One Primulina huaijiensis isolate GDHJ02 chromosome 5, ASM1229523v2, whole genome shotgun sequence DNA segment encodes these proteins:
- the LOC140977255 gene encoding putative white-brown complex homolog protein 30 isoform X1 yields the protein MRGMRIDSSCIQSPVLFILVFILGSSRLVWGVDGDDYSNTGNPTAIPLVTSFIYSQISNLTKIFNKEITNSLGYCIKDVDTDMNEAFNFSSNLDFLNNCVKQTKDVTKRICTAAEMKFYFTSFMDTKSANAQFLKPNRNCNLTSWVPGCEPGWACGVASNVTVDLKNSKDIPDRTRDSQPCCEGFFCPRGLTCMIPCPLGSFCPRSKLNQTTGICDPYAYQLPPGKTNHSCGGADRWASVSSSEELFCSAGSYCPTTTKKITCTKGHYCRQGSIDQRACFKLSTCNPNSDKQNMHAYGFMLIGALTLILIVFYNCSDQVLTTRYARLAKSRERAARSARETAQARERWKVAKDITKKRAMGLQQQLSRTFSRKTQGDQSKNLNQSSTNDTQLPPKFPSTTSAPSSGAPKAKKDSSSLTKMLQSLENDPDGQGGFHMEIGDKNIKKQVPKAKQLHTKSQIFKYAYGQLEKEKAMEQKNQNMTFSGVISMATDTDIKTRPTIEVAFNDLTITLNHKFKHLMRSVTGKILPGRISAVMGPSGAGKTTFLSAVAGKIKGCTISGSVLINGKPDPIQCYKKIIGFVPQDDIVHGNLTVEENLRFSARCRLSEDMPKPDKVLVVERVIESLGLQAVRDSLVGTVEKRGISGGQRKRVNVGLELALEPSLLILDEPTSGLDSSSSNLLLRALRREALEGVNICMVVHQPSYSLYKMFDDLILLAKGGLTVYHGPVKKVEEYFSSFGLTVPDRVNPPDHYIDILEGLVKPSSGVTVQQLPVRWMLHNGYPVPPDMLQYCDQIGNSSAGAGNSSCDTLEPPSAGGSWQDNQEHQQLLFFQSHDLSNRITPGVMRQYRYYVGRNSKQRLREAKLQAADYMILLLAGACLGTLSKVKGDTFGYHGYMYTIIAVSLLCKISALRSFSLDKLHYRRESESGMSSLAYFLSKDTVDHFNTLIKPVVFLSMFFFFNNPRSTFVDNYVVLLCLVYCVTGIAYIFAIFLPPGPAQLWCVLLPVVFTLISNQGKDDKFGRILGPYCYPTWALEAFLIANAQRYSGVWLITRCDALNELGYSVHHWSYCIVLLVVSGIGCRFIAFFCLLKFGKK from the exons atgAGAGGAATGAGGATTGATTCCTCTTGTATTCAATCACCGGTGCTgtttattttggtttttattCTGGGTTCTTCACGGCTGGTTTGGGGTGTGGATGGGGACGACTACTCGAATACTGGTAATCCTACAGCAATACCATTGGTTACATCTTTTATCTACAGCCAAATTTCCAATCTTACAAAGATATTCAACAAGGAAATCACCAACAGCTTGGGATATTGCATTAAGGATGT GGACACTGATATGAATGAAGCATTCAATTTTTCCAGCAATCTGGATTTTTTGAATAATTGTGTCAAACAGACGAAAG ATGTTACGAAAAGGATCTGTACAGCAGCGGAAATGAAGTTCTATTTCACTAGTTTTATGGACACAAAATCAGCCAATGCTCAATTCTTAAAACCAAACAGAAACTGTAATTTGACTTCTTGGGTCCCTGGTTGTGAGCCTGGTTGGGCTTGTGGAGTTGCTTCAAATGTTACAGTTGACCTGAAAAACTCGAAGGACATCCCTGATCGGACTCGTGATAGCCAACCTTGTTGTGAAGGTTTCTTCTGCCCTCGAGGCCTCACTTGCATGATCC CTTGTCCTTTAGGTTCATTTTGCCCACGTTCAAAGCTTAATCAAACCACTGGCATATGCGATCC GTATGCTTATCAATTGCCTCCTGGTAAGACAAATCACTCGTGTGGTGGAGCAGATAGATGGGCCAGTGTATCCAGTAGTGAGGAGTTATTTTGTTCAGCTGGCTCTTATTGTCCAACAACCACCAAGAAGATTACCTGCACCAAGGG ACATTATTGCAGACAGGGCTCAATAGACCAAAGAG CTTGCTTCAAGTTGAGTACTTGCAATCCAAATTCAGACAAGCAAAACATGCATGCTTATGGATTCATGCTCATT GGAGCTTTAACCTTGATATTGATAGTTTTTTATAATTGCTCTGATCAAGTCCTCACAACTCGATATGCAAGATTGGCCAAGTCTAGAGAACGAGCTGCAAGAAGTGCCCGAGAGACTGCGCAAGCAAGAGAGAGGTGGAAGGTTGCAAAAGATATTACCAAGAAGCGAGCTATGGGCTTGCAACAACAGTTGTCGCGTACTTTTTCACGCAAAACTCAAGGGGATCAATCAAAGAATTTGAATCAATCAAGCACAAATGATACACAACTTCCACCTAAATTTCCAAGTACTACTAGTGCGCCTTCCTCTGGTGCTCCAAAAGCGAAGAAGGATTCGAGCAGTCTCACCAAAATGTTGCAATCTCTTGAAAATGATCCAGATGGTCAAGGGGGTTTTCATATGGAGATTGGAGACAAGAATATCAAGAAACAAGTTCCCAAGGCAAAACAGTTACATACTAAGAGTCAAATATTCAAGTATGCATATGGTCAACTCGAGAAAGAAAAAGCTATGGAGCAGAAAAATCAGAACATGACCTTTTCAGGAGTTATCTCAATGGCCACTGATACAGACATCAAGACTAGGCCTACAATTGAAGTTGCTTTCAATGATCTTACTATAACTCTGAACCACAAATTCAAGCATCTGATGAGGAGTGTGACAGGGAAAATACTGCCTGGTCGAATATCTGCTGTCATGGGTCCATCAGGAGCAGGGAAAACAACATTTCTTTCTGCCGTGGCAGGAAAGATAAAGGGATGCACCATATCTGGTTCAGTTCTCATAAATGGAAAGCCTGATCCCATTCAGTGTTACAAGAAGATCATAGGTTTTGTTCCCCAGGATGATATTGTACATGGAAACTTGACAGTAGAGGAGAACCTCCGCTTCAGTGCACGATGCAG GCTTTCTGAAGACATGCCGAAGCCCGATAAGGTTCTTGTTGTTGAAAGAGTTATTGAGTCCCTCGGACTACAGGCAGTCAGAGATTCACTTGTTGGGACAGTAGAGAAGCGAGGTATCTCTGGAGGCCAGAGGAAACGAGTAAATGTTGGGCTCGAATTAGCCTTGGAACCTTCATTACTAATCTTGGATGAGCCTACATCTGGATTAGACAGTTCATCTTCCAACTTACTTCTTAGAGCTCTTCGACGTGAGGCTCTTGAAGGAGTAAACATTTGCATGGTTGTTCATCAGCCAAG CTATTCTTTATACAAGATGTTTGATGACTTGATCCTTTTGGCGAAAGGTGGCCTGACTGTGTACCATGGACCAGTGAAGAAAGTTGAAGAATACTTCTCTAGCTTTGGACTTACCGTACCAGATCGGGTCAATCCTCCAGATCACTACATTGACATTCTTGAAGGTTTAGTGAAACCAAGCTCAGGCGTGACTGTTCAACAGCTACCGGTTCGATGGATGCTTCACAATGGATATCCAGTGCCTCCAGACATGCTTCAGTACTGTGATCAAATTGGAAATTCGTCTGCTGGTGCTGGTAATAGTTCTTGTGATACTCTAGAACCCCCTTCTGCTGGAGGTTCATGGCAGGACAATCAAGAACATCAACAACTCCTCTTTTTTCAAAGTCATGATTTATCCAATAGAATTACACCTGGCGTGATGCGGCAGTATAGATATTACGTTGGAAG AAATAGCAAGCAACGACTACGAGAAGCCAAGCTACAAGCAGCAGATTATATGATCCTTTTGCTAGCTGGAGCATGCTTAGGAACGCTTTCTAAAGTGAAGGGCGACACGTTTGGTTATCATGGTTATATGTATACTATCATTGCTGTCT CACTCCTTTGCAAGATTTCGGCTTTACGATCATTTTCATTGGACAAATTACACTACCGGAGAGAAAGTGAAAGTGGGATGAGCAGTCTAGCATATTTCCTCTCCAAGGATACAGTAGATCACTTCAACACCCTTATCAAGCCTGTGGTTTTTCTTTCCATGTTCTTTTTTTTCAACAATCCAAGATCAACATTCGTGGATAATTACGTGGTTTTGCTCTGCCTAGTGTACTGTGTGACAGGCATAGCCTACATATTTGCCATCTTCCTTCCACCAGGTCCAGCACAACTG TGGTGTGTGCTGCTTCCTGTCGTTTTTACCCTCATCTCGAATCAAGGTAAGGACGATAAATTTGGAAGGATATTAGGACCCTATTGTTATCCAACATGGGCTTTGGAAGCGTTTCTCATTGCCAATGCTCAAAG ATACTCTGGAGTGTGGTTGATAACACGTTGTGATGCGTTAAATGAACTGGGATATAGTGTTCACCATTGGAGTTATTGTATTGTTTTATTGGTAGTCAGTGGTATAGGATGTAGGTTTATAGCTTTCTTCTGTTTGCTCAAGTTCGGAAAGAAATGA
- the LOC140977255 gene encoding putative white-brown complex homolog protein 30 isoform X2, with translation MRGMRIDSSCIQSPVLFILVFILGSSRLVWGVDGDDYSNTGNPTAIPLVTSFIYSQISNLTKIFNKEITNSLGYCIKDVDTDMNEAFNFSSNLDFLNNCVKQTKDVTKRICTAAEMKFYFTSFMDTKSANAQFLKPNRNCNLTSWVPGCEPGWACGVASNVTVDLKNSKDIPDRTRDSQPCCEGFFCPRGLTCMIPCPLGSFCPRSKLNQTTGICDPYAYQLPPGKTNHSCGGADRWASVSSSEELFCSAGSYCPTTTKKITCTKGHYCRQGSIDQRACFKLSTCNPNSDKQNMHAYGFMLIGALTLILIVFYNCSDQVLTTRYARLAKSRERAARSARETAQARERWKVAKDITKKRAMGLQQQLSRTFSRKTQGDQSKNLNQSSTNDTQLPPKFPSTTSAPSSGAPKAKKDSSSLTKMLQSLENDPDGQGGFHMEIGDKNIKKQVPKAKQLHTKSQIFKYAYGQLEKEKAMEQKNQNMTFSGVISMATDTDIKTRPTIEVAFNDLTITLNHKFKHLMRSVTGKILPGRISAVMGPSGAGKTTFLSAVAGKIKGCTISGSVLINGKPDPIQCYKKIIGFVPQDDIVHGNLTVEENLRFSARCRLSEDMPKPDKVLVVERVIESLGLQAVRDSLVGTVEKRGISGGQRKRVNVGLELALEPSLLILDEPTSGLDSSSSNLLLRALRREALEGVNICMVVHQPSYSLYKMFDDLILLAKGGLTVYHGPVKKVEEYFSSFGLTVPDRVNPPDHYIDILEGLVKPSSGVTVQQLPVRWMLHNGYPVPPDMLQYCDQIGNSSAGAGNSSCDTLEPPSAGGSWQDNQEHQQLLFFQSHDLSNRITPGVMRQYRYYVGRNSKQRLREAKLQAADYMILLLAGACLGTLSKVKGDTFGYHGYMYTIIAVSLLCKISALRSFSLDKLHYRRESESGMSSLAYFLSKDTVDHFNTLIKPVVFLSMFFFFNNPRSTFVDNYVVLLCLVYCVTGIAYIFAIFLPPGPAQLWCVLLPVVFTLISNQGKDDKFGRILGPYCYPTWALEAFLIANAQRSETSHILWSVVDNTL, from the exons atgAGAGGAATGAGGATTGATTCCTCTTGTATTCAATCACCGGTGCTgtttattttggtttttattCTGGGTTCTTCACGGCTGGTTTGGGGTGTGGATGGGGACGACTACTCGAATACTGGTAATCCTACAGCAATACCATTGGTTACATCTTTTATCTACAGCCAAATTTCCAATCTTACAAAGATATTCAACAAGGAAATCACCAACAGCTTGGGATATTGCATTAAGGATGT GGACACTGATATGAATGAAGCATTCAATTTTTCCAGCAATCTGGATTTTTTGAATAATTGTGTCAAACAGACGAAAG ATGTTACGAAAAGGATCTGTACAGCAGCGGAAATGAAGTTCTATTTCACTAGTTTTATGGACACAAAATCAGCCAATGCTCAATTCTTAAAACCAAACAGAAACTGTAATTTGACTTCTTGGGTCCCTGGTTGTGAGCCTGGTTGGGCTTGTGGAGTTGCTTCAAATGTTACAGTTGACCTGAAAAACTCGAAGGACATCCCTGATCGGACTCGTGATAGCCAACCTTGTTGTGAAGGTTTCTTCTGCCCTCGAGGCCTCACTTGCATGATCC CTTGTCCTTTAGGTTCATTTTGCCCACGTTCAAAGCTTAATCAAACCACTGGCATATGCGATCC GTATGCTTATCAATTGCCTCCTGGTAAGACAAATCACTCGTGTGGTGGAGCAGATAGATGGGCCAGTGTATCCAGTAGTGAGGAGTTATTTTGTTCAGCTGGCTCTTATTGTCCAACAACCACCAAGAAGATTACCTGCACCAAGGG ACATTATTGCAGACAGGGCTCAATAGACCAAAGAG CTTGCTTCAAGTTGAGTACTTGCAATCCAAATTCAGACAAGCAAAACATGCATGCTTATGGATTCATGCTCATT GGAGCTTTAACCTTGATATTGATAGTTTTTTATAATTGCTCTGATCAAGTCCTCACAACTCGATATGCAAGATTGGCCAAGTCTAGAGAACGAGCTGCAAGAAGTGCCCGAGAGACTGCGCAAGCAAGAGAGAGGTGGAAGGTTGCAAAAGATATTACCAAGAAGCGAGCTATGGGCTTGCAACAACAGTTGTCGCGTACTTTTTCACGCAAAACTCAAGGGGATCAATCAAAGAATTTGAATCAATCAAGCACAAATGATACACAACTTCCACCTAAATTTCCAAGTACTACTAGTGCGCCTTCCTCTGGTGCTCCAAAAGCGAAGAAGGATTCGAGCAGTCTCACCAAAATGTTGCAATCTCTTGAAAATGATCCAGATGGTCAAGGGGGTTTTCATATGGAGATTGGAGACAAGAATATCAAGAAACAAGTTCCCAAGGCAAAACAGTTACATACTAAGAGTCAAATATTCAAGTATGCATATGGTCAACTCGAGAAAGAAAAAGCTATGGAGCAGAAAAATCAGAACATGACCTTTTCAGGAGTTATCTCAATGGCCACTGATACAGACATCAAGACTAGGCCTACAATTGAAGTTGCTTTCAATGATCTTACTATAACTCTGAACCACAAATTCAAGCATCTGATGAGGAGTGTGACAGGGAAAATACTGCCTGGTCGAATATCTGCTGTCATGGGTCCATCAGGAGCAGGGAAAACAACATTTCTTTCTGCCGTGGCAGGAAAGATAAAGGGATGCACCATATCTGGTTCAGTTCTCATAAATGGAAAGCCTGATCCCATTCAGTGTTACAAGAAGATCATAGGTTTTGTTCCCCAGGATGATATTGTACATGGAAACTTGACAGTAGAGGAGAACCTCCGCTTCAGTGCACGATGCAG GCTTTCTGAAGACATGCCGAAGCCCGATAAGGTTCTTGTTGTTGAAAGAGTTATTGAGTCCCTCGGACTACAGGCAGTCAGAGATTCACTTGTTGGGACAGTAGAGAAGCGAGGTATCTCTGGAGGCCAGAGGAAACGAGTAAATGTTGGGCTCGAATTAGCCTTGGAACCTTCATTACTAATCTTGGATGAGCCTACATCTGGATTAGACAGTTCATCTTCCAACTTACTTCTTAGAGCTCTTCGACGTGAGGCTCTTGAAGGAGTAAACATTTGCATGGTTGTTCATCAGCCAAG CTATTCTTTATACAAGATGTTTGATGACTTGATCCTTTTGGCGAAAGGTGGCCTGACTGTGTACCATGGACCAGTGAAGAAAGTTGAAGAATACTTCTCTAGCTTTGGACTTACCGTACCAGATCGGGTCAATCCTCCAGATCACTACATTGACATTCTTGAAGGTTTAGTGAAACCAAGCTCAGGCGTGACTGTTCAACAGCTACCGGTTCGATGGATGCTTCACAATGGATATCCAGTGCCTCCAGACATGCTTCAGTACTGTGATCAAATTGGAAATTCGTCTGCTGGTGCTGGTAATAGTTCTTGTGATACTCTAGAACCCCCTTCTGCTGGAGGTTCATGGCAGGACAATCAAGAACATCAACAACTCCTCTTTTTTCAAAGTCATGATTTATCCAATAGAATTACACCTGGCGTGATGCGGCAGTATAGATATTACGTTGGAAG AAATAGCAAGCAACGACTACGAGAAGCCAAGCTACAAGCAGCAGATTATATGATCCTTTTGCTAGCTGGAGCATGCTTAGGAACGCTTTCTAAAGTGAAGGGCGACACGTTTGGTTATCATGGTTATATGTATACTATCATTGCTGTCT CACTCCTTTGCAAGATTTCGGCTTTACGATCATTTTCATTGGACAAATTACACTACCGGAGAGAAAGTGAAAGTGGGATGAGCAGTCTAGCATATTTCCTCTCCAAGGATACAGTAGATCACTTCAACACCCTTATCAAGCCTGTGGTTTTTCTTTCCATGTTCTTTTTTTTCAACAATCCAAGATCAACATTCGTGGATAATTACGTGGTTTTGCTCTGCCTAGTGTACTGTGTGACAGGCATAGCCTACATATTTGCCATCTTCCTTCCACCAGGTCCAGCACAACTG TGGTGTGTGCTGCTTCCTGTCGTTTTTACCCTCATCTCGAATCAAGGTAAGGACGATAAATTTGGAAGGATATTAGGACCCTATTGTTATCCAACATGGGCTTTGGAAGCGTTTCTCATTGCCAATGCTCAAAGGTCAGAAACTTCACAT ATACTCTGGAGTGTGGTTGATAACACGTTGTGA
- the LOC140977256 gene encoding serine/threonine-protein kinase PCRK1-like, with the protein MSPWFQITEMDLFNPLKCFQFHNKEKKGEEKITAPNSALSSFTDQEMRQSGSEVNSQNLSDTSTESRGRCQILNLSDRPSNLRVFTFSEIKQATKSFSRTTKLGEGGFGCVFKGVIKNSENPSEKIQVAVKQLGKRGLQGHKEWVTEVNVLGIVEHPKLVKLVGYCAEDDERGIQRLLIYEYMTNGSVEDHLSARSVTPLSWDMRLKIALDAARGLAYLHEEMDFQIIFRDFKSSNILLDEQWNAKLSDFGLARLGPSEGLTHVSTAVVGTVGYAAPEYIQTGRLTSKSDVWSYGVFLYELITGRRPLDRNRPRSEQKLLEWVKPYLSDPRKFQKIIDPRIEEKDIIKSAHKLSLVANRCLSRLAKTRPKMSEVVEMVNQVLEASIGTGNPEPSLKSKELSKSYEEEREDKSKRRILDMKIGDGGWLVRVWSQKAVKSC; encoded by the exons ATGAGTCCCTGGTTTCAGATTACGGAG ATGGATTTGTTTAATCCATTGAAATGTTTTCAATTTCACAATAAAGAGAAGAAGGGAGAGGAAAAGATCACAGCACCAAATTCAGCATTGTCCTCATTTACTGATCAAGAAATGAGGCAATCAGGATCTGAAGTTAATTCTCAGAATTTATCAGATACAAGTACTGAGTCAAGAGGACGATGCCAAATCCTAAATTTGTCTGATAGGCCTAGTAATCTCCGAGTTTTTACCTTTTCAGAGATAAAACAAGCGACAAAAAGCTTCAGTCGAACTACCAAACTTGGTGAGGGTGGATTTGGATGCGTTTTTAAAGGTGTGATCAAGAATTCAGAGAATCCGTCTGAAAAAATTCAGGTGGCTGTGAAACAACTTGGTAAACGAGGACTGCAG GGTCACAAAGAATGGGTGACAGAAGTTAATGTTCTTGGTATTGTTGAGCATCCAAAGCTCGTGAAACTCGTAGGCTACTGCGCGGAGGATGATGAAAGAGGTATCCAAAGGCTTCTCATTTATGAGTACATGACAAACGGAAGCGTGGAAGACCATCTGTCAGCTAGGTCAGTCACGCCACTTTCCTGGGACATGAGGCTTAAGATAGCTCTAGATGCTGCCCGTGGTTTAGCTTACCTGCATGAAGAAATGGATTTTCAG ATCATCTTCCGAGATTTCAAATCTTCAAATATTCTCCTGGATGAGCAGTGGAATGCTAAGCTGTCAGACTTTGGATTGGCTAGGTTGGGCCCTTCGGAAGGACTAACTCATGTATCAACTGCG GTTGTCGGGACCGTGGGATATGCAGCTCCCGAATACATTCAAACTGGTCGTCTCACATCAAAGAGCGATGTATGGAGCTATGGTGTCTTCCTTTACGAACTAATAACAGGCAGACGCCCATTGGATAGAAACCGTCCCAGAAGTGAGCAGAAGCTTTTAGAATGGGTAAAACCATATCTATCTGATCCTAGGAAGTTTCAGAAGATAATAGATCCAAGAATTGAAGAGAAAGATATTATTAAATCAGCCCACAAACTCTCACTTGTGGCCAACCGTTGCTTGTCCAGACTTGCAAAAACAAGGCCCAAAATGAGTGAAGTTGTGGAAATGGTGAATCAAGTTCTGGAGGCATCGATAGGTACAGGCAATCCGGAACCCTCTTTGAAGAGTAAAGAGTTGTCGAAAAGTTATGAAGAAGAACGGGAAGATAAAAGTAAAAGGAGGATCCTGGATATGAAGATCGGTGATGGTGGATGGCTAGTCCGTGTGTGGTCGCAAAAGGCTGTTAAAAGTTGTTGA